The sequence TTGAAATTCACAAGAAGACGACGTCGCAGCGCCGCTACTGGGACTGGTCGCTGCGCCTCGCCTCCGAAAGCTACCGCACCTTCTGCGGCACCAGCCCGCAAAGCCAGCTTTACGGCCTCCGCGCCGCGCTCGACATGCTGCTCGAGGAAGGCCTGGAGAACGTCTTCGCCCGCCACAAGCGGCTCGCCGAAGCAACCCGGCGCTGCGTCGAGCATTGGGGCAAGGCCGGCGCGATGGAACTGAATGCGGTGGTCCCGGAAGAACGCGCGGACGGCGTGACCACGATCCTCCTGAAGGAAGGCATCGACGGGAACCTGATCCGCAATGTCTGCCGGGACGAGATGCAATGTGCTCTCGGCGGCGGTCTCCGGAACCTGAACGGCAAGGCGTTCCGGATCGGTCATATGGGCGACATGAACGAGCCTCTGCTCTACGGCGCCCTCGCCACGGTCGAGGCGACGCTGTCTTACCTGGATGTCCCGCACGAGCCGGGCGGCGTCACCAAGGCGATCGACTATCTGGTCGGTGAGCGGAAAAAGTCCCGGGACGCCTGATCCCGGTTCTTTTCCTCAGAGGAAACTCAGGCCGCGGAAGCGGCTTCCGCCGGGACGTGCAGCACGCGGTCGACGAAGATGCTCGGGGTGACGATGGTTTCCGGGTTCATCTGGCCGAGTTCGACGATATTGCGCGCCTCGACGATAGTGAGCTCCGCCGCCATCGCCATGACCGGACCGAAATTCCGTGCCGACTTGTTGTAGGTCAGATTGCCCCAGCGGTCGGCATATTCCGCCTCGACCAGCGCGACATCGCCCTTCAACGGATATTCGAGCACATATTCGCGCCCGTCGATTTCCCGGACTTCCTTGCCCTCGGCGAGCTTCGTGCCGACCCCGGTCGGCGTATAGAAAGCGCCAATCCCCGCTCCGGCCGCCCGCATGCGCTCGCTGAGCGTGCCTTGCGGCACCAGTTCGAGTTCGATCTTGCCGGCCGCGTAAAGTTCGTCGAACGCAATCGATCCCGCCGAACGCGGATAGGAGCAGATGATCCGGCGCACCCGGCCCTCGCGCAGCAATGCGGCGAGGCCCTTGTCCCCGGTTCCCGCGTTGTTCGATACCACTGTCAGGTCGCGCGATCCTTGGTCGAGCAAGGCATGGATGAGGTCCGTCGGAACGCCTGCGTTCCCGAACCCCGAAATCAGCACCGTGCTTCCGTCCCCGATCCCCTGCACGGCTTCCGCGCGGGACTGGACGATTTTGTTAATCGCCACGATCGACCCTTTCTTGGTGAATTCAACGAGTACAGGGCGTCTTTATGACGGCGGACCGGCGCTGCGTCCAGAGGGCTTTCCGAGCACCGTTCGGAGGGCGGAAAATCCGCAACCTTTAACCAAACATTAAACGTGCTCCCATATTGTATGCTCATGAGCACCCTTCACTACATCTCCAAAGAGGCGCTGGAGCATGTGTTGCACCAGCATTGTCTTTGGCTGGACGACCCTACCGCCGGTCGCCCGGCGGACCTTTCGGAAACCAATCTTTTCGGAAGCGATTTGCGGCGGCTGAAGCTGCAAAAAGCGCTGATGCGCGGCGCGAACCTCCAGGGCGCCAATCTTGAAGGCGCGGATCTTTCAGGAGCCGATCTCACAGGCGCCGATTTGATGTCTGCCAATCTCCGCGGCGCGAAGCTGGAGAAGACGAACTTCAGCCACGCGATCATCGCGTCGGTCGATTTTACCGATGCCGACATGCGCGGTGCCAATCTCACCCGCACGCGCGGCCGCGTCGCCGAGACCACCTGGTCCGGCGTCGAGACCGAAGTGACCCCGCTCAATCTCTCCCACGCCCGGCTGCATCACGCGAACATGGAACGTGCCGACCTTTCCGGCGCGATCCTGGAGGATGCGGACCTCTCCGGCGCCAATCTGGAGCGGACCAATCTTTCCCACGCACGGCTCTGTGGTGCGACCTTGCGCAATGCCAAGCTTGTCGGAGCCGCCCTCGACGCGGCGGATCTCAGCCGCTCGGTCGCGACTGGCGCGGACCTCTCCGGCGCGATCCTGAAAGGCGCTCTTCTGAAAGGCGCAAACATGATTGGCGCCCGGATCAAGAACACGGACCTCTCCGGCGTGGACATGTCCACGGTCCGGCTCCACGGGGCGATGGACCCGGTTTCCGTGGAACTCCACCGTCGCCTGATTGAGCATGATTTCTGGGTTACCACCGGAGGCGCGCGCGGCGCCCGGGCCGATCTCGACGGCGCCAATCTGGACAATGCGGATCTGCGGAACCTCAACCTGAGCGGCGCGCAGATGCGCGGCGTCAGCTTTCGCGGCGCGCAGTTCAACGGCTCGATGCTGATCCTCGCCGATCTTTCGAATTCGGACTTCGAAATGGCGAGCCTGAAAGGCTGCAATCTCTCCGGCGCCAGCCTCTGGGGCTGCAATCTGCGCGGCGCCGATCTGACCGATGCCGTGATCCAGCCGGCGCCGATCAGTGCCAGCGACGGCAGCAAAGCCGGACGTGTACGCAAGACCAACCTGCGCGCCACAAATCTCGAGAATGCGCTCCTCGCCCCCCTCGATCCGGAGCTCGTGCTCTTGGATGAGTCGCGCGCTGCGAGCTGATCGCTCAAGCAAAAAAACAGACCGCAGAGACTATTCAGGCGGGCGGGCGGACCGGACGCGGTGACGCAATTCAGAAAGGGTTACGTTCGCCACGCTCTTCAGAGGCAGCAATCCACCCAGCCCCATCCGGAGCGTATGCTCGATCTTGTCCTTCGAGTAGCGCACCACCGGATCGCTGATGGCGATCACGAGAGCCGCGGAAAGCGCCTGCTTGATCCGCGGCCGGTTGGCCAGGATCAGATCCGCGATCTCGTTCTCATAGACATGTATATAGACGCGACCGACACATTCGAACTTGTCGATCGAGGGATCTCCCGTGTTCGGCGAAGCCACGATTTCGTCCGGGAACGGAAGCGCCTGCGCGGCATTCGCGATGGCGACCATCCTCAGGCGCAGGACATGTGCGATCACGGACATGCCGGCAAACACGCCCGTGACACGCATGATCCCCATGTAGTTCGCAGAGGCGAAGACCGGCGTATCGAACGCGAGTTCGGAAGCGAAGTTCAGCACGTAAATCCCGAGCGCCAGAAGCATGCTCACGGAAGAGAGAATCGCTGTCGCAACAGTTGCCAGCCAGAGGAAATAGGTGAAGTCGACGCCTTCAACCTGCGGCGCGGACGCGACCGACTGGGCCGCACGCGACGACGCGCCGGAGGTCGCGGTTTTGGGAGCTTTGGCGCCCGGCGCGGCGGCCGGCTTCTTAGGTTCCTCGGACACCTCTAGGCTTCCTCAGCGCAAAGCGGACGGAACCGCATGCACAAATCAAGATCGAGAATTTCCATTCTTTTCCGGACAGCGACCAGCATCTAACGCGCTCTAGACCAGAATGGCCATATCCTGCTCGAGCTGTGCCGCATAAGGCCGGAATTCCGACAGACGCCGAGCCACGGCATCCGGTTCGAGCGGCCGATCGAACAGGTAACCTTGTGCCAGCCTGCAGCCGTATTCGCGGATTTCGGTCAACTGAGCATGGGTTTCGACACCCTCGGCGATCGAAACAGCTCCCATGGCCGCGGTCATCGCGGTGATGGCCTGAACGATCGCCTTGCTGCCTTTGCTCGTTTCCATGGTCTGCACGAAGGATTTGTCGATCTTGACCACGCTGACCGGAAGGTCGGTGATGTGGACGAGCGAGGAATAGCCGGTTCCGAAATCGTCCACCGCCGTCGTCAGCCCCATCGCCACCAGTTGTTCGAACAGGTTCCTGGCGGCACGCATGTCGGCAACGATGCTGGTCTCGGTCAGCTCGCATTCCAGCGCGCTCGGCGCCAGGTCCGCCATATGCAGCAGATTGCTCAGAAAACGCACCACGCGATTCTCGCGGACATCGTCGGCGCCTATATTGAACGCGACCGGAACGGTGTTAAGCCCGGCCGATTGCCACTTCTTGATCTGCCAGACCAGTTTTTCCAGAACGATGAAGGTGAGTTCGGACGCAATGCCGGCCTGCCGTGCGACCGGGAAGAAATCATTGGGCGCAACCATGCCCCGCTTCGGATGATTCCAGCGCAGCAGCGCCTCGAGCCCCACGATCTCGCCGGTATCGCAATCGACCTTCGGCTGATAGGCCAGCCAGAACTCGTCGGGCCGTTCGGAGATCGCACGCCTCAGATCGTGCTCGACGACCAGATCGTGAACGGCCTTGCGATGGGTTTCGTCGCGATAGATCTCGACACTGCCCATGGCTTTCTGCATGGCCGCATTCAGGGCGAACCGGGCCTTGCGGACGATATCCTCGGGATCGAGGTCTGGATCGTTGATACGGCTCACGCCGAAATGCGGGACAATCCGCGCGGCATTCTCGCTCGGCGAGTAGCTGACCTCGACGCAGGCCCGCAGTCCCTCGATGAGCTTGCCGAACTCGTCCGTCGCGCTTTTGACGGCCGCGACGACCCCGATCGTCGAGTCGTCCAGAAGCGCAACTTCGGAAACGGCATCGAGGCGGCGCAGCCGCTCGCCCGCCTCGCGCACGATCCGGGCCCGCGTCGCTTCACCGAGCGTCCCGGCAAAAAACCCGAGACGGCCGAGCGAAATCGCGATCACCATTTCCGTTCCGTCGGTGGCGAATTCTCCACCCTGGAGGCGTTGGCCGACGCGGCTGCAGAAGCCGAGGAGATTAGGAAGTTTCGTCGCGGGGTCGTTGAACGCGGCCCATACCAGTTTTTCTTCGAGGGCCACGCGGCTGCGTCGGTCGCGCAGGATGAGAAGAGACAAAGTCCTGTCACCACTCTGGACCTCGGACATCCGCCCCTCTACGAGCATCCCGGAACCGTCCGCGCGACGGCCGTTAATCTCCACGACGTCTCTGGTGCCGCTTTCGAGCAATTTTTCACAGTCGGGGAAATAGTCGCAGAACGGAGTCCCGATGGTCCGCATCGGGTCGCTCCCGATCATCTCGGTCCCGCTCTTGTTGACCGCGACGATGAGACCGTTGGAATCCAGTAGGAAGGCGCAGTCGTGAAGCGCATCAAAAGCGTCGAACTGGTCGGCGATATTC comes from Nisaea sediminum and encodes:
- a CDS encoding 3-oxoacid CoA-transferase subunit A, with product MAINKIVQSRAEAVQGIGDGSTVLISGFGNAGVPTDLIHALLDQGSRDLTVVSNNAGTGDKGLAALLREGRVRRIICSYPRSAGSIAFDELYAAGKIELELVPQGTLSERMRAAGAGIGAFYTPTGVGTKLAEGKEVREIDGREYVLEYPLKGDVALVEAEYADRWGNLTYNKSARNFGPVMAMAAELTIVEARNIVELGQMNPETIVTPSIFVDRVLHVPAEAASAA
- a CDS encoding pentapeptide repeat-containing protein yields the protein MSTLHYISKEALEHVLHQHCLWLDDPTAGRPADLSETNLFGSDLRRLKLQKALMRGANLQGANLEGADLSGADLTGADLMSANLRGAKLEKTNFSHAIIASVDFTDADMRGANLTRTRGRVAETTWSGVETEVTPLNLSHARLHHANMERADLSGAILEDADLSGANLERTNLSHARLCGATLRNAKLVGAALDAADLSRSVATGADLSGAILKGALLKGANMIGARIKNTDLSGVDMSTVRLHGAMDPVSVELHRRLIEHDFWVTTGGARGARADLDGANLDNADLRNLNLSGAQMRGVSFRGAQFNGSMLILADLSNSDFEMASLKGCNLSGASLWGCNLRGADLTDAVIQPAPISASDGSKAGRVRKTNLRATNLENALLAPLDPELVLLDESRAAS
- a CDS encoding EAL domain-containing protein, whose product is MTKTNIADQFDAFDALHDCAFLLDSNGLIVAVNKSGTEMIGSDPMRTIGTPFCDYFPDCEKLLESGTRDVVEINGRRADGSGMLVEGRMSEVQSGDRTLSLLILRDRRSRVALEEKLVWAAFNDPATKLPNLLGFCSRVGQRLQGGEFATDGTEMVIAISLGRLGFFAGTLGEATRARIVREAGERLRRLDAVSEVALLDDSTIGVVAAVKSATDEFGKLIEGLRACVEVSYSPSENAARIVPHFGVSRINDPDLDPEDIVRKARFALNAAMQKAMGSVEIYRDETHRKAVHDLVVEHDLRRAISERPDEFWLAYQPKVDCDTGEIVGLEALLRWNHPKRGMVAPNDFFPVARQAGIASELTFIVLEKLVWQIKKWQSAGLNTVPVAFNIGADDVRENRVVRFLSNLLHMADLAPSALECELTETSIVADMRAARNLFEQLVAMGLTTAVDDFGTGYSSLVHITDLPVSVVKIDKSFVQTMETSKGSKAIVQAITAMTAAMGAVSIAEGVETHAQLTEIREYGCRLAQGYLFDRPLEPDAVARRLSEFRPYAAQLEQDMAILV